The window GCGGAACTCGATCCTGTTTTCGCTTTCTATCAAGATTTGGAGGCGGCGGCCATTACAGTTGGTACGGCAATGGATATACCGATCATGCTTGACAGTGATCGATATGATTTCGTCAAGGATATCGGTGTTGCCCGATTGATGAGAGATAAGCAGACGAAAGATCTTGTTGCTGTTAAGTACATTGAAAGAGGGGACACGGtttgtttcttgattttcaTCCTTTGTTACTCTATCTTTTGATTTCGGTGAAGACGGGAGATATTCTTGTTTAGCAGCTGGAAATCGGTTTGTTTCGACCGAATGTAATGtctattttcttgaattttcccTGTCAATGACTAGAAGGGTATTACCGCAACTGTTCAATTGTCAAGCATGCTTTAGCTTCGTCGGTTGGATCGAATTCTTTTGAAGTTTGATTCTCGTTCTCTTGAAATTCTTGGAGTTATTCTTTTATCTCTTTCATATGCCAAGCAAACTTCTTGATTGAGCACTTCCATTTATGCTTAATTTCTTTTTCTATGCATGAAATTAAAATGGCTTAGAAATAatcttcttttttgttttttcgttTCTTTAACTATTATCATGTATTTTTAACTTATGAATACCGAGATTGATAATCTTCTTAAATTAGTCATAATATTGAAGTTTTTGCTAAACGATAAAGTTAAAATACTCCTCCAATTCACGACTCTCCTGGACTTGCACTTTGTGAGTGCTTGTGTTTACTTCTAGTAACTTTCACTGATTAACCAGCTGCTTATGGTTTTATTGCAGATAGATGAAAATCTGAAGACGGAAATTATCGAACATAGGTCTTGGAGGCACCCTAACATTGTTAGATTTAAAGAGGTTTGCCACCGATTATCATTTTGACATTCTCAAATCTCATAAGATTTTCCTTTGGCAGACtttcttaattttttgtttCAGGTCATTTTGACACCAACTCATTTGGCTATCGTGATGGAGTATGCATCCAGAGGAGAGTTATACGATTGCGTATCTAATGAAGGGCGCTTCCGTGAGAATAAGGTTTCAGATTCAGTAATATATAATAGTCGCATATAGTGGTTTGGTCATTTGGGTTGTTCATGATGCTGTTTGTGGATTTTTCTCATGAAGGCTCGGCACCTCTTTCGACAACTTATACATGGAGTCAGTTACTGCCACTCCATGGTATCATAATCTTTGATTttgtatacatatttttaagTTCATTAATTGCAAGGTGCAGAATAAGGATCTGATTGGGATATTTTGTTTCTTGATATCTGAAGCAAGTACGTCATCGAGACTTGAAGTTGGAAAACATATTGTTGGATGAAAGCTCAGAGTCTCGACTGAAGATATGCTATTTCGGCTATCCAAAGGTGATATTGGTTATACAATTATCCTTAACATTGCTAAAACATATGCGTTTATAATTCCCTGCCATCCAGAGTTGAACCAAAAGTTGTTGCAATTATTTTTTGATCGTCTTAGAAATTATTTGGAAAAGACCTTCATGATGGTTTCTACTTAACttataatttataaactaatttGATCTCCTCTGTTCTTTACAGTCTTCTGTGCTGAGTTCACGACAAAATTCTCGAGTAGGAAGGCCCGCATATGTTCCTCCTGAAGTGATAATTAACAAAGAATATGATGGCAAGGTAAAACCAATCGTTGGGTCTTAATCTTGAATCTGTAAAATGCGGTTTTGCTTTTTATGAATTTGCATCAAAGATATTGTTTTCTACCATTCGGGCTTGTCCCTTGAGAAACCCAGAATGTATCATGTAACAAACTCGTGCTTTCCTTGTCCACTGATTAAATAGTTATAGTTGGAGCTATGACTTTGGCATCGTGAAATCTTTCGTCTTGATTTCGTGCTATGAAATTCCAGCTCCTGAGGTTACTAGGTTGATTTTTAGGGTCGTATCACTTGTCAAGCACTTACTCCAAGTATAGGCCTAGAGtgattttgatgatttattCTTATATGAAACTCGAAAGTGATGGTTGAGAGCTTGATGGCTTGGAATGTTATGTATTGCTTAATGATCTTTTAATTGATTAGTACTTGAATATATATCAAGAATTTGGCTGCTTGCTTCAGGGTGCAGATGTGTTGTCCTGCGGAGTGACATTATATGAAATGCTTGTTGGTGCCTATCCATTTGGGGTATATTCTAGAAAACCCAAGCACTTGCGTGAGGCAATACGGGGAATATCAGATGTTCGGTACTCCTTTCCAGAAGACGTCAACATATCTGAGGAATGACGGGATCTGATTTCTAGGATCCTTGTTCGAGATCCTGCCCAGGTGAGTGATTGTCAAACTTTTTGAGTGAATATTTGGAAACTGAGTTCGATCCCAAGTGACACAGACATGATCTTGGTCAGCGCATCACGATGTCCGGTATAAAAAACCACCAATGGTTTACAAAGAAGCTTCCTGTAGATTTGGTAGATGAGGAGACAACAGGTAACCAATCTGAAGAGCCTACGCAGAGCCTTGAAGTCATCATGCAGATCATTTCTGAAGCCAAAACACCTATCCAAACCAACCGGACGTGATGGATGATGACAGTACTGAAGACCTCGATTCTGACCCCGACACTGATGTTAACAGCAAAACGACGTAATCCACGCGTTGTGATTCCATTCGCAAGTTGTTGGACTGAAAATTGAAACAATATCAAGATATGTTTCTTGGCTAACTTGGAGAAGAATGCTTATACGAATCTTGCTCTGGTTATTTGATCAGAATTTTTGATGTTTGCAGATATCATTCTATTAATTGTAAAAACACAGGGTTAAAGGAGTTAGATTTTTTGTGTGCATCTTCTGTCCATCCCAGTTTTATGAATCTTTTGTATCATAGACACAGTAGCTGAAAGTTGAGACTTTGCTCCGGTTATATTTTTGCAAATCGTTCtattatctatatttattaaatgctAGATctaaaaatacaaaacaaaaattttttaaaaaaaagtcaaaaaaatatatttgtttcatagaaaaatatattctaAAGTCACACGGTGCATATTCCAATACAATAGTATTGTTTTACATAGAGATCTTTCGAATGAAAAAGTAtgtggaaaataaaaaaaaaaaaaacaccatcGCCTGCCACGTTTCATGAGGTATTGAATTGCAATTCAGTGTTATGCAATAAGCTCATGACAAAAGAGGTCTATGCCAAGAACTCGGGTGATCTTTCTATAGAGGTTATACGGATTGATGTTTCCGGTCTATGCCAAGAACTCGGGTGATCTTTCTATGGAGGTTACACGGATTGATGTTTCCGGTTCAAAATATGGTTTGGATGGGTTTAGAgtacatatttttaaaggtttttCTCTTCTAACATGGAGAATCTACGAGACTTCAACTATCTCATTAAACTGATTACCTACCtatctattatattatatattatattacttATCTAAAAGTGTGTACAAAAGAGTAAAATTTTTCAATTGTGAATTAACAACTTTATCCTTTTATTCTACATTATTGTAggtaaaactaaaaaaaatatctatttttattattttatctaaaagTTTGAATAAGAGAGTATAGTTTTTCAATTGTGATTAACAACTTTACCATCTTATTCTATAcaattaaaactaaaaaaaatattgggatATAAATGTAAAAGTTAAATATTAGTTAAGGCATAAGAGtaattatatatacacacacaaaataCATTCATTAGCGGGTTTCTAAAACCGATGCTTATTCAAGGATTCTACTCTTGACTATATTCAAGGATGTGTGCAAGCACATTTGTACAAACACATGTGCTATATATAATTCTAGAGGGATtgacaataattataataatgttttaaatataatagttttaaatactaataataatattcttctcattttaTAAATCTACGAGTTGTAATATTagatatattgaaatttgtttCTATTAGAataatttcatataattttttatctatttttttacacataagatTCCGTGTAAATAATTGTCCATCTAAGGTTtggaattaaatttattatgatacgTGAAATTTATTTGtagcaataattaattaagtaaatattAACAATTATTAAGGAGAGGTGACTCAATCGATCAGTACACTATTATCATAAATTACAAATAGAAATGACAATTATTTTGGGAAGCAAATGGAAGtgattttagtctttttatttaaacaaagtTTGATAGTAAAGATTTATGTATAAAGCTtcgatataatttatttaaattgcattaaATGCCAATATATATTTTCGTTTAATGAAAAACgtagaaaaatatttgtactgGTTTAACACTTTAAGTTGAtctatttaatcaattaattatcaatttCAATTAATTACTTTGATCAATTCTTTATTGGTGAAAGTTAGCGTGCAAGAATCACAAGTATTTTGCGAAATCTAGACTTAATTttagattaaatttaaaaaaattgatatatttgcgtggaaaaaatatatagatttacCAAAATTAACTAAAACTTGAGCATCCAGCTTAAACGAAGAAGCACTTAActtaaaagaaacaaaaacatagAATCAACTCGAATTCATAACTATAATAtctaatccattttaaaaattcaaatttaacatattatctctacaaattacatatttaatataattgcaATATCATTatctaaataataatttaaaactataacaaaattttatgaatcaaCATAATCTATTGACGATCATGATTCATATAATTAAAAGTCATTATTTTACATATGCATCGAGTGTGTTTCGTTcactaatatatataaaatttgaatcggtttaacttgatatatataaaactaaactaaattaactaatattttttaataaaaaagtattttaaaaaaaacaaactacCAATTCAACCGAACCAaattttttcgatttaaataatagttatatttagtttataaaattgagtttttatgttaatttctatattaaatattatttatataacgtgagaattttgggttaaaatttgaaatcaccAACTTATTTTGTAATCAGATAATGACCAATTAAAATGTGATAGCACTTATAGATAGATgtgtattaatttatttaatattgattATTGACATTATATATATCCGGTATAAACAAGAGTTTTTGGGGGAAAAAAATTCACTGTTTCATACATATCAAATTAGTCACACAAGTACCTGGGGTCTTCAGCGAAGGCCACCCTTTCTCCGTTGTGGACAACCGCCCAAGctccttctttttcttttccggACGTCGCATTCTCCGACGATCCTGGTATTAGATGATTTAAGTGTCTAACCACGTCactttttgtttattttctttgggaATCAGAGCAGACATATTAAACTTGATTTGTTCTTTTGTGAGGTTTACGTTTTGTGCTTCGATTTGGACAGAATTCTATTATCAAGTACAAAAAATTCACCCTTTCTCCGCCGCCCAAGCTCCGTCGTTTTCTTTTTCCGATCAGGACGACCCTGGTGTGtttttatcatttgaaattatatgaAGATAATATGCTAAATCTGGGGCCTCGATTGTTTTCAGACTTCCATAGGGAGAGTGCATGTGGGTGGGGGAACTTTAACAAATCTATTCGTTcaaatttaacatattaaattttaaaaaaaggttttatataattgcatgataataatttttataaattttaagtttcttggttttggttcaaatttaaattgcaCCCGTAAAAGTCTTTTTCGAAGATAGGAGACTGAGCATTGGTGGTTGCCGCAACCTTCTTCAACTTGCGctccatttaaattttcttatttatattttaaattttttggtgGTTCTCAATTCTCCTCCGTCTATGAAAATTTGTAACTCTCAATTCTCCTTGACTTTTTCTTAAGTGGttctcaaatttcaatctcTTCTCCATTATCTATTCGGCCAATCACTTATATGCCATTATCCAGTAAAAGATTCAACGAGAAGTAAACATAACAACAGATTTATCACACCAAATCTATGCCATtatctaatatattttaaatattttgttaggTTTTATTTGTCTAGCTTTCaatagagaaaaagaaaaactaaacaagaaacATTATGTCAAAgcttgtttattattatttttttttcaatttttctcgaGCTCAATTTGAATATTTACTCTTGATTTGGACAAGTACTTATAAAAagttattttcaattttatttggCTGTACAGAATCAAGATGATGATTGAGAATGAGTTGGTGGACAAAATCAGTGAGTTGCCTGATGATGTTCTTGTTGCCATAATCTCTCGATTAACATGGCAAGAAGCTATAGCCACCAGCGTCCTATCCACTCGTTGGCGCAACCTATACACCTACATCGTCCGTCTTAGCTACAACACTCGACATCCATCGGAACAATCAAATTGCACATATGTTCAACAATTAGAAGAAAAGGAATTCCCAAAATACATAAAGGAGATTTATGATTTCTTGAATTCAAACAACGGTTGCGGCTTTTTGAAGGAATTCAGGGTGCATTTACCCTGTTTGAAGGGAGCCAATATCAAGACATGGTTTCCATTGCTGCTGGAAAGAGAAGTAGAGAGCATTGACATACGCATGATTTATCACACCAAATCTATGCCGGCCTATTACAGCGTTCCCTCTAAGAGTTTGATTAAGGAAAAAGGTGGAGGCTTAGGGTCGTTTCCGGGCCTCAAATCGCTCAGAATATTATCTCTACACTCGCTTCATGTGGAAGATCGAGATGTTGAGCTATTTGTTTCGAATTGTCCTGTTCTTGAGCACTTGTCCATCGCGGGTTCTTACAAGTTAAAAAAGGTGTCGTTGGTTGGACATTCGAAGTTGAAGCGATTGGATATTTGTTCATCTAGGAAGGCCTCATCAATTGAGGTTCGTGACATGATCAACCTCGTTTCTTTGACGTGTCACAAATTGCATCCTGAGTACTCACTACTCCTCCACAACGTCCCAAAGCTTATTGAGTTCAATTCAGACGATCAGGAACACCTGGTTGACCACATCTTGCCTGGAATCTCATCTTTTATTCTAGACCAACTACAGCAAATTGAAGTCCACATGACTGGCAAGACGGTATTTTTTACTATTTGTACGCTAATCAATTGGTATCTCTCTTCTTTTAACGTTTTATTGATGATGATTATTTCTTCCTTTGTTAGTTATTATTTTTCTCCGCACCCTTATTAAGGAATCTAAAGCATCTCAAGCTTCGATTATCGAATTTCGATGGAGGCCACAGAATTCCTTTATACTTACTTGAGGCTTGGGATTGTCCTAACTTGCAGAAAATTGAACTAAAGGTGCGTTGCTTTACTCTAAAAAAATGTATAGAAGATGATATGACGtgtaaaaatttcatttatatgTTCATTTGCAGCTTCTGCGGTTGGATTATCAAGTATTTGATTACACATATTATCGCCAGTCGAGGATGATACTTGAAATGGGATATTCATCACCAGGCAAAACAAAATTCAATCTCAAAGAGGTGACCATCTTGGGGTTTACAGGGTCTATAGATGAGTTAACTTTTACATGTTCATTGATCATAAGAGAAGGTATGGGACTGGAACAACTCATTGTCCAACCTTGTGAAGGAACTTATGAAATCCGATGCAAGGCTGCAGCTCTTGCACGATCTCATTTCCCACCAATTATACCAATCTCNNNNNNNNNNNNNNNNNNNNNNNNNNNNNNNNNNNNNNNNNNNNNNNNNNNNNNNNNNNNNNNNNNNNNNNNNNNNNNNNNNNNNNNNNNNNNNNNNNNNNNNNNNNNNNNNNNNNNNNNNNNNNNNNNNNNNNNNNNNNNNNNNNNNNNNNNNNNNNNNNNNNNNNNNNNNNNNNNNNNNNNNNNNNNNNNNNNNNNNNNNNNNNNNNNNNNNNNNNNNNNNNNNNNNNNNNNNNNNNNNNNNNNNNNNNNNNNNNNNNNNNNNNNNNNNNNNNNNNNNNNNNNNNNNNNNNNNNNNNNNNNNNNNNNNNNNNNNNNNNNNNNNNNNNNNNNNNNNNNNNNNNNNNNNNNNNNNNNNNNNNNNNNNNNNNNNNNNNNNNNNNNNNNNNNNNNNNNNNNNNNNNNNNNNNNNNNNNNNNNNNNNNNNNNNNNNNNNNNNNNNNNNNNNNNNNNNNNNNNNNNNNNNNNNNNNNNNNNNNNNNNNNNNNNNNNNNNNNNNNNNNNNNNNNNNNNNNNNNNNNNNNNNNNNNNNNNNNNNNNNNNNNNNNNNNNNNNNNNNNNNNNNNNNNNNNNNNNNNNNNNNNNNNNNNNNNNNNNNNNNNNNNNNNNNNNNNNNNNNNNNNNNNNNNNNNNNNNNNNNNNNNNNNNNNNNNNNNNNNNNNNNNNNNNNNNNNNNNNNNNNNNNNNNNNNNNNNNNNNNNNNNNNNNNNNNNNNNNNNNNNNNNNNNNNNNNNNNNNNNNNNNNNNNNNNNNNNNNNNNNNNNNNNNNNNNNNNNNNNNNNNNNNNNNNNNNNNNNNNNNNNNNNNNNNNNNNNNNNNNNNNNNNNNNNNNNNNNNNNNNNNNNNNNNNNNNNNNNNNNNNNNNNNNNNNNNNNNNNNNNNNNNNNNNNNNNNNNNNNNNNNNNNNNNNNNNNNNNNNNNNNNNNNNNNNNNNNNNNNNNNNNNNNNNNNNNNNNNNNNNNNNNNNNNNNNNNNNNNNNNNNNNNNNNNNNNNNNNNNNNNNNNNNNNNNNNNNNNNNNNNNNNNNNNNNNNNNNNNNNNNNNNNNNNNNNNNNNNNNNNNNNNNNNNNNNNNNNNNNNNNNNNNNNNNNNNNNNNNNNNNNNNNNNNNNNNNNNNNNNNNNNNNNNNNNNNNNNNNNNNNNNNNNNNNNNNNNNNNNNNNNNNNNNNNNNNNNNNNNNNNNNNNNNNNNNNNNNNNNNNNNNNNNNNNNNNNNNNNNNNNNNNNNNNNNNNNNNNNNNNNNNNNNNNNNNNNNNNNNNNNNNNNNNNNNNNNNNNNNNNNNNNNNNNNNNNNNNNNNNNNNNNNNNNNNNNNNNNNNNNNNNNNNNNNNNNNNNNNNNNNNNNNNNNNNNNNNNNNNNNNNNNNNNNNNNNNNNNNNNNNNNNNNNNNNNNNNNNNNNNNNNNNNNNNNNNNNNNNNNNNNNNNNNNNNNNNNNNNNNNNNNNNNNNNNNNNNNNNNNNNNNNNNNNNNNNNNNNNNNNNNNNNNNNNNNNNNNNNNNNNNNNNNNNNNNNNNNNNNNNNNNNNNNNNNNNNNNNNNNNNNNNNNNNNNNNNNNNNNNNNNNNNNNNNNNNNNNNNNNNNNNNtatatatatatatatatatatatatgtgtgtgtgtgtgtgtgtgtaaacgGGAAAATACTTTTTTTGGTCCAAGAAGTTGTCTAATTTTTTCTTTTGGTAtactaaattttcaaattttagttttgatacactaacttttaatttttggcTACTTGGGTCTAAATATTGACGTGTTAACTAAAAAGACTGATGTAATATTGAAAAATGCTAACGTGTCAATCGAAATTGATGATGTGTCCGATACCAATTCAGCATTTGGACCAAATTAATAGACAAAATTCGAAAGTTAATGTgccaaatcaaaatttgaaaatttagtggacaaaaaaaaaattaaaatgttaatggattaaaaaaagtattttccctatatatacacacaccatTTCGCCTCCTCGAGGAGCTTAATAGTGTCCTCAAATTTAAAATGTGGCCGCACCAAAGGAGTGTTTGAGAGAATTTTACTTATTTAagtgattattttttatattattttgaaattggCGAGATACAATTATTTATGcacaaaaacttttgagagacggtttcacgagtcaattttgtgaaacatgtatcatatttgggtcacgcatgaaagaatattactttttataccataagtattacatattattttaaatacgAACATGATTGACCGTGTCACGGACAAAAATCTTTGAGACCGTcccacaagagacctactattaTTTAAGATACTTTCCCCTATTACACAAAACccacttttttattttattttctgccAGAGTATAAATGCCTCCATTATCAAAATTAACGTACGTGCTAGAAAAAGGACCACATTACAACAATGATGCAAAATGATACGATTTTCAATTTCCAGAAAATCAAAGGTCCACCTCACTATTTATGAATCACTCGAACATAAAACTAAAAAGTTCCAAAAATGTTTAGTAATCTTTGAAAGAACGAAGTAAGTACATTGATTTGAGTAGAAGCATTTCATGCTAAATTAAATGAAAGTCAGAAGTCAGTTCGTGTAAAAGAATTAAGTCTGAACAAGTATGAACTCGATCGGACACTGTACAAGTTTGTTTGCTCCCGATTAGTGGCTACCCTTTTGCTATATCGACATACTTCCTATTTAATGATCCGATTTTTCTCCTATGTTTGGCTAACTCAACTTATTCTGTAGATTGGTATTTTTGGATCCTTCTGTATGTGTCTGCTTGTGTTTTCAACTTGGTAGAAATAAGCTGATCAAGAATGCAAAGATTGTACGTATTTTGGCTTTGTAACGGAAGGTTCTCCATCGGATTGCTGGATTTTGGTCATTAGACACGAGGGAAAGTGCGGTGAGGGAGAAAATGGAAGTCAGAAATTCTTGAGAACCTTGTATGATCAAAACACATGTAAAATTTAACTGATCTAGAATATAGATCACCCTATAAACCCGGAGATGCATGGTCACCTCTTTGAGATGGGATTGTGGTTTACTTGTTAATAATCCTATTTCATATATGTAACATCTTTAACTGTCAATGACGTGTATTATCAAATGCTTCAAAACCCTTCCGCATAAGCTGTAAATGAAACATATAAACAAATCATATTAtcttctatatatttttttagagtcAAAAGTTCAAGTTTCAGAAAGCTAGGACAATCCCAAGACAAAAGTAAGTATGAAGGCATTGTGTTGCCAGTACCATTGATATTCGATGCTCGAAGAATGAGATGTTTTAGATTCCTTAATAAGTGTTCGGGGCGTAATAAGTCCTACAGAGGGAAGAAATCATCATCGTCATCAATAAAACATTGAAAGAAGGCACATACTAATTGATTAGAGTACAAATAATGCAAATTGCCATCTTCCCCGTTGTGTGGACTTCAATTCATGTTATGAGCGTACCggttcaaaattaaattttttaataaaaatatacgaATATAATTATTGGCAGGTCCAGCGGGTTTGATGAGTTGAACCTAGGAGTGTAAACGAACCAAGCAGTTCGAAAGCTTTTCGAGCcggtttgaaaaatatttgttttgtatTTGAACTTATCCAATTCGAGCAGAACTTGAACATGCTGAAACTTTTTTCGAGTCGAATTCGAGCCTAAATTATTGTTCGATAGTTGTgagctttaatattttattaatataaataattgtacattaaataaataaatttcgagtCTTTCGAGTACTTATTTTCGAACAATAGTTCGTGaacatgttcgaatctttcgagccgaactcgaacTCGAGCTTATATTCGAATTCTAGCCAAAAGTTATAGAATTTTCGAGCTTCGAATCGAGTTCGTACACAGATAGAACTAATTCGAGCCTTCAAAATTTCAATACGATTCGGTTCGTTTACAAACACGTTAATTTTCGAGCATGGATCTGAGCGGGTTTTAGAAGGGACCGAGTGGTCTCGTTCCTTCATAATTATAAGGGGTCGGGTCTCGAGTCTTGTCAAACCTGGCCCATTGGCATCCCTATCAAAGATCACTCAAATAAGCGTACAACAAGTGAGAATTGTTATGCACATAGAAAAATTAACCTATACAATTAGCGTCGGAATTGGAACCAAAAATTCAGTTGATATTTTGAACACACAGATACAGTATATTTATGCTTTCAAAAAATTAAGCAATATATAAATCCACCAAGCAAATAAATTACACGAGGAAAAAAAATCTATGGGACTGCACTCCAAAgtggaaaaaatataatatacagATTTACCAAAACTAACTAAAACTTGAGCCTCGCTTAAACGAAGGAGGCACTTAActtaaaagaaacaaaaacatagAATCACATCGAATTTACTCATAATTACAATATCTAatctatttaaaaaattcaaaattaacatattatctctacaaattacatatttaatataattgcaTTATCATTatctaaataataatttaaaacaataacaaatttgTATGAATCAAAACAATCTCTTAACGatcatgattcatatatgatataACTAATAGTCATTATTTTACCTACGCATCGGGTGGTGTCATTCactatttatataaaattttaatcgatttaacttgatatatataaaac of the Primulina huaijiensis isolate GDHJ02 chromosome 1, ASM1229523v2, whole genome shotgun sequence genome contains:
- the LOC140983551 gene encoding putative F-box/LRR-repeat protein At4g15060; this encodes MMIENELVDKISELPDDVLVAIISRLTWQEAIATSVLSTRWRNLYTYIVRLSYNTRHPSEQSNCTYVQQLEEKEFPKYIKEIYDFLNSNNGCGFLKEFRVHLPCLKGANIKTWFPLLLEREVESIDIRMIYHTKSMPAYYSVPSKSLIKEKGGGLGSFPGLKSLRILSLHSLHVEDRDVELFVSNCPVLEHLSIAGSYKLKKVSLVGHSKLKRLDICSSRKASSIEVRDMINLVSLTCHKLHPEYSLLLHNVPKLIEFNSDDQEHLVDHILPGISSFILDQLQQIEVHMTGKTLLFFSAPLLRNLKHLKLRLSNFDGGHRIPLYLLEAWDCPNLQKIELKLLRLDYQVFDYTYYRQSRMILEMGYSSPGKTKFNLKEVTILGFTGSIDELTFTCSLIIREASSRGRIARKNPTLTDAVKSDSTSSGKTTSNSSDAIPVAEQSCQTSSDEDEVSLAQVLASLRKSKQFVPESAAQMPTVEVGTEMEG